Within the Musa acuminata AAA Group cultivar baxijiao chromosome BXJ2-9, Cavendish_Baxijiao_AAA, whole genome shotgun sequence genome, the region GGAATCCGACGCCGAATTCGTGAAGTCGGTGACGAGAAGAAGGGGGAAAGTCGACGGTCGCAGTGGCGGCAGCAACCTCGAGGGAGGGAGAAAGTGGAGCGCCGCACCGACGGCGGTGGACAGCTACTCGTGCCGGCAGATGTACCTGAGAAGTTACACTTTCTCTCGGAGGGAGAGTGTTCCTGAGAAGACACAACGGTGCCTCGGAAGAGTCAGGGAGACGGCCGCCGTGTTTCCTTTCCGCCAACGAAAGAACCAAGGCACCGCAGGTGGCGTCAATGGTGATGCTAATAATAAGAACATTCCAAACAGAAGGATGAAGacggaaaggaagaagaggaagaagaaggcttGTGTGACGGTAAGGAAGCTAAGAGAGGTCTCCTACTCCACGCTCTATTTCATCTTCCATCGCCTCCTTTCTTGCACTGCAAGAGTCGAGGTGGTGCGTCGAGGGTGCAAATTACCACAGAATTCACACTCCTCTCTTTTTCCTGTTTCTTAAGCTTAATGGTTTTCTTCAGCATTAGTGTGTGTGTCTCTGTGCTTTCTTCTCCGAAAGTTCTATAGAGGTGAACAAGAAAACGAGTCTGGTCTTTATACACAGTGATGTCTTCTTCCTCGTTTCCTGACTCTTATTGAAACACCAAGATCGATCAGTTTTCAGGTTCCTAATTCAAGACTCAACACATCATTATTTCAAGTAGGTAAATAGGATCGAAAAGACATGCAAAATGCTAAATGCTTAAAAATACTTGCACATCAAACATGATTCATATAAGGATATAATACAGCTCCATTGTCATCCTTGCAGACGTCTCACACAGAAGATGCTGAGCAGTTCATACAACAAAGCTAGATTGTAATTACATTGGCATATGGTTTGTTATGCGAATATAACATCAAGAAAAATaagggagaaagaagaaaaaaccaaGGATGCAAGACAGGTCCCCTCGGATTAAGTACTGCAAAAACGTACTAAACACGCAACAGTCGTAGGTCTACAATTTAAGCAGTATCATAGCATATTAGTAAAACTTACCTCCCCTCCGACTTGATCAACTGCGAGAAAACTTTACTCATGGAGACGTCTGAAAGATCATTAAGCACTGATGTCCCGACATCCCTCACAGGTGTAGTGTCAGATGTGCTGATGTTTTGAACCAGCGGTGAGATTTCAGTGATGCGATTGATGCTGTCGACCTCGGACATGCTGGAGGAATCCGCTTCCTGAAGCTGTAGCACATACTCCAAGTTCCAAAGGACGTCCCCCATCGAGGGGCGCTCGACACCGGAATCTGCTAGGCATTTCTCGATCGTTTC harbors:
- the LOC135622478 gene encoding uncharacterized protein LOC135622478 yields the protein MSSRCKSSLGFVDARVPVRATYVNLYKWPESDAEFVKSVTRRRGKVDGRSGGSNLEGGRKWSAAPTAVDSYSCRQMYLRSYTFSRRESVPEKTQRCLGRVRETAAVFPFRQRKNQGTAGGVNGDANNKNIPNRRMKTERKKRKKKACVTVRKLREVSYSTLYFIFHRLLSCTARVEVVRRGCKLPQNSHSSLFPVS